The following coding sequences are from one Gadus macrocephalus chromosome 3, ASM3116895v1 window:
- the mcoln1a gene encoding mucolipin-1a isoform X2 encodes MSPCDKYHAKGRKPIKLGLQLLKIIIVTVQLVLFGLSNQVVVSFKEENTMTFKELFLKEYDEGSSDLAVYTQGDLYDHISYTIEKYLDLANTTVGRYAYVYGVGVNDSALSLCQQYYKKGSIDPANDTFTIDPHVITDCVGVNPMSAPIGPGSLKNDYKNFILKFHKLINVTIEFQLKAINIQTIINNEIPDCYTFYITIVLDNKAHSGKVQIRLENRAVIKECKFPSVSGQVENYARLSFDVSVVLVCLLSLVLCGRSILRGIVLQNEFVAFFKNNLSRKVCWADRMEFINGWYILLIVSDFFTIIGSFIKIGIESKNISSYDLCGILLGTSTLLVWVGVIRYLTFFQKYNILILTLRVAFPNVIRFCCCVAVIYLGYCFCGWIVLGPYHVKFRTLSSVSECLFSLINGDDMFVTFSGLEGSSTLVWVFSQVYLYTFISLFIYMVLSLFIALITGAYETIKHQVQEPMHITDLQAFIAECTDMPNSGKFRGVETSPCSIFCCCDRATTYDDVLLVN; translated from the exons ATGAGCCCGTGTGACAAGTACCACGCCAAGGGCCGCAAGCCCATCAAGTTAGGGCTCCAGCTGCTCAAGATCATCATCGTCACCGTGCAG CTGGTGCTGTTTGGCTTGAGTAACCAGGTGGTGGTGAGCTTCAAGGAGGAGAACACCATGACCTTCAAGGAGCTCTTCCTCAAGGAATACGACGAAGGCTCCAGCGACCTGGCCGTCTACACCCAGGGCGACCTCTACGACCACATCTCCTACACCATCGAAAAG TACCTGGACCTGGCCAACACCACGGTGGGGCGCTACGCCTACGTGTACGGCGTGGGGGTGAACGACAGCGCCCTGTCCCTCTGCCAGCAGTACTACAAGAAGGGCAGCATCGACCCGGCCAACGACACCTTCACCATCGACCCCCACGTCATCACAG ACTGTGTCGGGGTGAATCCAATGTCTGCCCCCATTGGTCCTGGTTCTTTGAAAAACGACTACAAGAACTTCATTCTCAAGTTTCACAA GCTCATTAATGTGACCATAGAGTTTCAGCTAAAGGCCATCAATATACAGACCATCATCAACAATGAGATACCTGACTGTTACACGTTTTACATAACC ATAGTCCTGGACAACAAGGCCCACAGCGGCAAGGTCCAGATCAGGCTGGAAAACCGGGCAGTCATCAAGGAGTGCAAATTCCCAAGCGTCTCGGGACAGG TGGAGAACTATGCCCGCCTGTCCTTCGACGTGTCCGTGGTGCTGGTGTGCTTGCTGTCCCTGGTGCTGTGTGGAAGATCCATACTGCGGGGGATCGTGCTGCAAAAT GAGTTTGTGGCGTTCTTCAAGAACAATCTGAGCCGCAAGGTGTGCTGGGCCGACCGCATGGAGTTCATCAACGGCTGGTacatcctcctcatcgtcagCGACTTTTTCACCATCATAGGCAGCTTCATCAAGATAGGCATCGAATCAAAG AACATTTCCTCCTATGACTTGTGTGGCATCCTACTGGGGACCTCTACGCTCCTTGTGTGGGTCGGAGTCATCCGCTATCTCACCTTCTTCCAGAAGTACAAT ATCCTGATATTGACGCTGCGGGTGGCGTTCCCCAACGTGATCCGGTTCTGTTGCTGCGTGGCGGTGATCTACCTGGGCTACTGCTTCTGCGGCTGGATCGTCCTGGGACCCTACCACGTCAAG TTCCGGACTCTGTCCAGTGTGTCCGAGTGTCTGTTCTCGCTCATCAACGGCGACGACATGTTCGTGACCTTCTCCGGCCTGGAGGGCAGCAGCACGCTGGTGTGGGTCTTCAGCCAGGTCTACCTCTACACCTTCATCTCCCTCTTCATCTACATGGTGCTGTCGCTCTTCATCGCCCTTATCACCGGGGCGTACGAGACCATCAAG CATCAAGTCCAGGAGCCCATGCACATCACGGACCTCCAGGCCTTCATCGCAGAGTGCACCGACATGCCCAACTCCGGCAAGTTCCGTGGTGTGGAGACCTCGCCCTGCTCCATCTTCTGCTGCTGCGACAG AGCGACGACCTATGACGACGTCCTCCTGGTCAACTGA
- the mcoln1a gene encoding mucolipin-1a isoform X1, whose amino-acid sequence MAASGNHDDSERNGGSPSTPQYGGDAIGDHCHHGNSHGLHGLLGDPVGHWVAADPEEEALRRDLKYFFMSPCDKYHAKGRKPIKLGLQLLKIIIVTVQLVLFGLSNQVVVSFKEENTMTFKELFLKEYDEGSSDLAVYTQGDLYDHISYTIEKYLDLANTTVGRYAYVYGVGVNDSALSLCQQYYKKGSIDPANDTFTIDPHVITDCVGVNPMSAPIGPGSLKNDYKNFILKFHKLINVTIEFQLKAINIQTIINNEIPDCYTFYITIVLDNKAHSGKVQIRLENRAVIKECKFPSVSGQVENYARLSFDVSVVLVCLLSLVLCGRSILRGIVLQNEFVAFFKNNLSRKVCWADRMEFINGWYILLIVSDFFTIIGSFIKIGIESKNISSYDLCGILLGTSTLLVWVGVIRYLTFFQKYNILILTLRVAFPNVIRFCCCVAVIYLGYCFCGWIVLGPYHVKFRTLSSVSECLFSLINGDDMFVTFSGLEGSSTLVWVFSQVYLYTFISLFIYMVLSLFIALITGAYETIKHQVQEPMHITDLQAFIAECTDMPNSGKFRGVETSPCSIFCCCDRATTYDDVLLVN is encoded by the exons ATGGCTGCAAGTGGGAACCACGATGATTCAG agaggaatggagggtcGCCCTCCACCCCTCAGTACGGGGGCGACGCCATCGGCGACCACTGTCACCACGGGAACAGCCATGGCCTCCACGGGTTACTCGGGGACCCGGTGGGACACTGGGTGGCGGCGGACCCAGAAGAGGAAGCCCTGCGCAGGGACCTCAAGTACTTCTTCATGAGCCCGTGTGACAAGTACCACGCCAAGGGCCGCAAGCCCATCAAGTTAGGGCTCCAGCTGCTCAAGATCATCATCGTCACCGTGCAG CTGGTGCTGTTTGGCTTGAGTAACCAGGTGGTGGTGAGCTTCAAGGAGGAGAACACCATGACCTTCAAGGAGCTCTTCCTCAAGGAATACGACGAAGGCTCCAGCGACCTGGCCGTCTACACCCAGGGCGACCTCTACGACCACATCTCCTACACCATCGAAAAG TACCTGGACCTGGCCAACACCACGGTGGGGCGCTACGCCTACGTGTACGGCGTGGGGGTGAACGACAGCGCCCTGTCCCTCTGCCAGCAGTACTACAAGAAGGGCAGCATCGACCCGGCCAACGACACCTTCACCATCGACCCCCACGTCATCACAG ACTGTGTCGGGGTGAATCCAATGTCTGCCCCCATTGGTCCTGGTTCTTTGAAAAACGACTACAAGAACTTCATTCTCAAGTTTCACAA GCTCATTAATGTGACCATAGAGTTTCAGCTAAAGGCCATCAATATACAGACCATCATCAACAATGAGATACCTGACTGTTACACGTTTTACATAACC ATAGTCCTGGACAACAAGGCCCACAGCGGCAAGGTCCAGATCAGGCTGGAAAACCGGGCAGTCATCAAGGAGTGCAAATTCCCAAGCGTCTCGGGACAGG TGGAGAACTATGCCCGCCTGTCCTTCGACGTGTCCGTGGTGCTGGTGTGCTTGCTGTCCCTGGTGCTGTGTGGAAGATCCATACTGCGGGGGATCGTGCTGCAAAAT GAGTTTGTGGCGTTCTTCAAGAACAATCTGAGCCGCAAGGTGTGCTGGGCCGACCGCATGGAGTTCATCAACGGCTGGTacatcctcctcatcgtcagCGACTTTTTCACCATCATAGGCAGCTTCATCAAGATAGGCATCGAATCAAAG AACATTTCCTCCTATGACTTGTGTGGCATCCTACTGGGGACCTCTACGCTCCTTGTGTGGGTCGGAGTCATCCGCTATCTCACCTTCTTCCAGAAGTACAAT ATCCTGATATTGACGCTGCGGGTGGCGTTCCCCAACGTGATCCGGTTCTGTTGCTGCGTGGCGGTGATCTACCTGGGCTACTGCTTCTGCGGCTGGATCGTCCTGGGACCCTACCACGTCAAG TTCCGGACTCTGTCCAGTGTGTCCGAGTGTCTGTTCTCGCTCATCAACGGCGACGACATGTTCGTGACCTTCTCCGGCCTGGAGGGCAGCAGCACGCTGGTGTGGGTCTTCAGCCAGGTCTACCTCTACACCTTCATCTCCCTCTTCATCTACATGGTGCTGTCGCTCTTCATCGCCCTTATCACCGGGGCGTACGAGACCATCAAG CATCAAGTCCAGGAGCCCATGCACATCACGGACCTCCAGGCCTTCATCGCAGAGTGCACCGACATGCCCAACTCCGGCAAGTTCCGTGGTGTGGAGACCTCGCCCTGCTCCATCTTCTGCTGCTGCGACAG AGCGACGACCTATGACGACGTCCTCCTGGTCAACTGA
- the trappc5 gene encoding trafficking protein particle complex subunit 5 translates to MTLTPGRGSISTKTITLKMETRFTKGKSAILERPLTRPKTEVSVSAFALLFSEMVQYCQSRVYSVSELQARLAEMGQGVGVSLLDVLVLREKNGKRETKVLNILLFIKVSVWKSLFGKEADKLEQANDDDKTYYIIEKEPLVNLYISVPKDNSSLNCAAFTGGVVEAILTHSGFPAKVTVHWHKGTTLMIKFDEAVIARDKALEGR, encoded by the exons ATGACGTTAACACCCGGAAGAGGAAGCATTTCTACCAAGACGATAACATTG AAGATGGAGACTCGGTTCACCAAAGGGAAGTCCGCTATTCTTGAGCGACCACTTACTCGGCCCAAAACAGAAGTGAGCGTCAGCGCGTTCGCTCTGCTGTTCTCCGAGATGGTGCAGTATTGTCAGAGTAGAGTCTACTCCGTGTCCGAACTCCAGGCTCGGCTGGCAGAGATGGGCCAGGGCGTAGGGGTCAGCCTGCTGGACGTCCTGGTTCTGAGGGAGAAGAACGGAAAGAGGGAAACCAAAGTCTTGAACATACTTCTTTTCATCAAG GTATCCGTGTGGAAGTCCCTTTTCGGCAAAGAGGCTGACAAGCTGGAGCAAGCAAACGACGACGACAAGACCTACTACATCATAGAGAAGGAGCCCCTGGTCAACCTGTACATCTCAGTACCCAAGGATAACAGCAGCTTGAACTGCGCTGCATTCACAGGCGGGGTAGTGGAGGCCATCCTCACCCACAGTGGCTTCCCCGCCAAGGTCACCGTCCACTGGCACAAGGGCACCACCCTCATGATCAAGTTTGACGAGGCGGTGATAGCCAGAGACAAGGCCCTGGAGGGCAGATag